One genomic region from Osmerus eperlanus chromosome 6, fOsmEpe2.1, whole genome shotgun sequence encodes:
- the cdk1 gene encoding cyclin-dependent kinase 1, with amino-acid sequence MEDYLKIEKIGEGTYGVVYKGRHKSTGQVVAMKKIRLESEEEGVPSTAVREISLLKELNHPNVVRLLDVLMQESRLYLIFEFLSMDLKKYLDSIPSGQYMDPMLVKSYLYQILEGILFCHCRRVLHRDLKPQNLLIDNKGVIKLADFGLARAFGVPVRVYTHEVVTLWYRAPEVLLGAARYSTPVDVWSIGTIFAELATKKPLFHGDSEIDQLFRIFRTLGTPNNDVWPEVESLPDYKNTFPKWKSGNLSSMVKNLDKNGIDLLAKMLIYDPPKRISARQAMTHPYFDDLDKSTLPANTVKM; translated from the exons ATGGAAGATTACTTGAAAATAGAGAAAATCGGAGAGG GTACCTATGGGGTGGTGTACAAGGGCAGGCACAAGTCGACTGGCCAGGTGGTGGCCATGAAGAAAATTAGATTGGAGAGTGAAGAAGAAGGAGTTCCCAGCACAGCTGTGAGAGAGATATCTCTTCTAAAGGAACTGAATCACCCTAACGTTGTACG GCTCCTAGATGTGCTGATGCAGGAGTCCAGACTCTACCTAATCTTTGAGTTCCTGTCCATGGACCTGAAGAAGTACCTGGACTCCATCCCCTCTGGACAGTACATGGACCCTATGCTCGTTAAA aGCTACCTCTACCAGATTCTGGAGGGCATCCTGTTTTGTCACTGCAGGAGGGTCCTACACAGGGACCTTAAGCCCCAGAACCTGCTCATCGACAACAAGGGGGTCATCAAGCTGGCTGACTTCGGCCTAGCCAGGGCCTTTGGGGTACCAGTGCGGGTTTACACTCACGAG gTGGTGACGCTGTGGTACAGGGCTCCAGAGGTTCTGTTGGGTGCGGCTCGTTACTCCACCCCAGTAGATGTGTGGAGCATCGGTACGATCTTTGCAGAGCTGGCTACCAAGAAACCCCTGTTCCACGGAGACTCTGAGATTGACCAGCTCTTCAGGATCTTCAG AACCTTGGGTACTCCCAACAACGATGTTTGGCCGGAGGTGGAGTCCCTGCCAGACTACAAGAACACGTTCCCCAAGTGGAAGTCTGGGAACCTTTCGTCCATGGTGAAGAACCTAGACAAGAACGGCATTGACCTGCTCGCT AAAATGCTTATCTATGACCCACCGAAGAGGATCTCTGCAAGACAGGCAATGACCCATCCTTACTTTGATGACTTGGACAAATCTACTCTACCTGCAAACACTGTCAAGATGTGA